Genomic DNA from Solanum dulcamara chromosome 4, daSolDulc1.2, whole genome shotgun sequence:
TTTTCCCACACAATTTTTCATCCTGATCAATATTCCAGCCTCGTATTGACCGAAAAGGTTAAGGAAGATGTGTTGTGCGAGCGTTCTTTagtctaggggtattttggtaattttaccGAGTGTAACacatttttacttgtcatttttcacatgttgagaaaaaataatttttttgatgttttatCCTAATGTTAATTACTTATTcaccaaattatttttttaaaatttagagcCGGTTTGATCacaaatattcttggaaaaaatttgaaaaaaatttgagAAGTGGTGTTTGGCCATACAACTTggcaaatatatttggcaacatcccaaattcccaaatacttaatactccctccatttcaaaataattgaattgttgggGTATTTTTtagtgttcaaaataattgaattgtttactattcaagatagatgttggaaattttttccaattttacTTTTCGttaattaaatttcaaagtTGAGTTTCAATGAATTAAATAAGTATTGAAACTTAGCATGGAGTttgaaaagggaaaaaatggaaaaaacatgactaatttatgtctttattttttttttaagatgTGTGTCATATTCCAACAATTCAGTTATtttggaatggagggagtactaAACATCAATTAAAGAGTTAGTGTGGTAAAATAGTCatgtcaattattattttcttaatgcGTGGGCCAAACTCAAATATGATAAGGAAAAGTAAACGGAGGAAGTATTAAGTACTACTCATATTTGTACTCCATTTATGATCTCTAAACTAGTTGTAGTAAGTCATTCTTAACCTACACATTAGTTTGCCAGTGTCAATGAAATTTAGTGCTTAATTTGGGGATAGAGAAAAGGTTCCaccttttgttttttctttttcctaattGATTAATTTGAACACAGAAaagtatgtttttttttgtaataaaaGATAGATATATTACTTAAAGAGAAACATGCAAATTGTATTCGGTGTTAGCTGATACGTGAGTTTGGGTCTGTGCTGGGTAATATTGTTAATATTACAGGGAGAGACTTTCCTAGTGCAATTAGTTCTTATGATATTTGCTTAAAAAACATCAACGACGAATTCTGGTGGAACTTCTAGTAATTGTATGTCATCCACAAAAGTATGTTTAACTACAGAGGAAATGGGAATCCAAAACTGTCGATTTGAAAACAGAATTAAAGAACACCaaaagagaatatgtatattgTGGCATGCACTATAagtctataatatatatatatatatatatatatatgaagttcaaagtaaattataaatttgtCAGCATGCACAAGTGGGGGGTACTACTTTACTTTAGTGggattaattattattattcatattcTACTTATACAGACAGCATATATATAAACTCCTAATGTGGAGTATAGTGGGAATATACAGTAATTAACAcactttttgtgtgtgtgttagaCTAGTACTTTTCAACTCCAACACTTGGAATTGTTGAATTCGTTACTAATTACATACGCTATTCCCtccgtttatttttatttattcaacaTTGATTTgacacattttttaaaaaaataaaaataaaatgacaattcAATCATATCACTCAATATAATAAATCAAATTTAATGTTTAGAAAAATGACTATagttaataataaaaatgtagatattgaaattttattggatAACTCCATATAAATTTTGGATTAAATCTGAAATTCATAATATATCGATCAAGTCAAATTATAATTACGCAAGTCCGTAAATTGACAAGAAGAGCTCAATCCATGCTCTTCAAGCCCAAGGTCTCTAGAATTATTTGGAGAACAAATACCCCCAAGCCTTAGCTCGTGCCTATAACAAAGGGTCTTTATAAGaccacaaaaaaaatgaaacacaTAGAGAAGCTTTGTTCATTGGTGGTGATTCACAAGTCTTCCGCTACAAAGAAATTTTCGTCGATCTCCAAGTGGCGAGCCGCAAGTTTTCATACCTCCACGATTGTGATCAAAGCTTGGTTCCGCATTCATggtgaaatttcaataaatattcTACCGATTCAAGAATAAAGCAAAGCTCTTGAGTTAGAAGAATCGGAGGATTACGCGTTTTTATAGGATTTTATAGAAATTGTAACCCCcgcataaattattaaaattaaatatattttacttgTCGCTATTTTTTCTTGTCTTGATTATATTTTTCAGGAATGAAAATTTAGTTGTTTACAAAAAGTAAATTAGGTCttaaatgataaattatgtCTTAATTTTGTAATCCAAACAAGTAAAAAatgaacatatatttttaatataaggGCAAACAACATAAATTTGCATCAGTTTAGGGCCTAATTATGTGCCTTACACGAGATTTTGAAATTACCATTCATGTCGAATTTTAGTCCTTAAGATACATGTATCTTGGATTCATGGGGTCAAAATTAGATGTAATTTGTTCcagatatatatattgtatctgagtggattcacatgtatctggaATACACTGTCTCTCTCCCTCTCCTCTCTTGTATCTAACTCGCCCCTCTCCTCTCTCCCTATCTATCTATATTCCAGAATATATTTGAtatcccagatacatgtatctagtgtgattcacatgtTTTGAAATACACTGCTCTCTCACTCGCCTCCCTTCTATGTCGCTCGGTTTTCTCCCTCTCTCACTCACCTCTCTccctatatatttatatttctgAGTGTATttgataacaaaaatatatgtatatagatatatttgaaatgaaatctaatatgaaattattaattagtaagacaatatataattattttaaactatagagaaaattaataaatatgataaaaatatttatgtaattaaataattttttcttattataatgaataaataaaaataaaacaaaagagTAATAATTAGACCGTAAAAGTGCATACAAGTGGAAAAGGAATGTGCAATTAAGTACAATAAACTATCCCAATCATGTTATAATTAAACTTCTTCTTGTTTTCCTTGAGGGATTCCTACTAATTTCTGATGTTCAACTTGTTTAATTGATGGTCATAGTTTCCGTCCATGTTTATCtgtttatatttaatttgacatattttttaaaaagtaataaataaaattatgattttactatattaattctaattaaataaagataaaaataataaatattttttgattttttaaattaaacaaataaaaatatttatatttaatattatgaataaataaaaatgaagggAGGGAGTAAATAATAAGTTCTCTTCCAAAGCAAGATGAAGCATAACTataatgttattgttattgggtTTCTAATAATATtccaataaacaataaataaaaagaaagaaagaagaagaaacctAATTATAATTAGGTGCACTAAATACTTTTAATAATGCGAGATTTGCTAAAATCACGCGAGTAAAAAAACCCAAATAATACCACattatattatgagataatatataaACGTAAAATAATGTGTCGAATTAATCATGTCCTCACGTGTAATAATAATCAACATCCATCAATGAATGGTTTATTTGTATGTTAAATAATTTACTTAAGCATAGGTTCCTTGTATCCTTATCATAAAGTTTTAAatttcagagataaaatttcaAGATATTATtgtgaaataaaattatattatgattCAATCTATCTAATAGGTTCTATATATTTCTCAGTCAAAAAAAAGAACTAATCATATCGATCTAGGTAAGTGGTGACAACTATGAAATAACGAAAAGTCACTTTTAAAACACTTGGAATATACTAGTACTAGTGATGGTGGTTGGTTGGATTTAATTGGAATCAATACCATTTTCGGCACTTGGATTctctcaaaattatttttgatgaaattaataACTTTTTAATTACGTTTAGGCATCCACTAATTGCTGCCTTTTCTTGACCACAAAAAAGTGCACTATGATGTGTTAATCTTTGTTTTAAATTCATCATTAGCAACAATTAACATAAGTGGAGAACACAACATTACATTTCATCCATCAatttgaagaaatttaattttaaatttatcacAATAAAAGAACGGCTAGTATAAATTCAGATAGAAAagtcttttaaaataataattatgaatTGGGTGGTCGATTTGAATTAATTGTTAAAATTATTGCACTCTTATGATGCCACAGCTGGATATTTTTGTGAATAAAATATGGTAAGAACAAATTCCTTGTTCTTTCATTTTGTTTggggaatatttttttttaatctaagtttttcttttgttttttattgAGTGTTTGAAACCCCGCATAGAGCtccaattaatttgaatttgcgCTGCATAAGATTGATTAAAAAGgaaaacactttttaataaatatttttttttcaaattcaagatTCGAACTAGTTAATAGTGGAGGAATCCTATTCATTTTACCACAACTCTCATTCATAGGAGAAATGCAACACAAGAACTTCTCAAACGTCACCCATCCTAGGACTACTTTAGCCTTTTTTCAGCTAAGTTTTGCGATTCACTTTTCTATTTCATGTCataaaatgtcaattttggtaTTACGATTTATTGACCAAGgaggacaacaacaacaattataataatatattcagtgTGATTTCATAAGTGAGGTCCGAAAGGGGCGGATTATAAGTTGTTTTAGTAATCCTAACTTGTAAAAGTAGAGAAACTGTTTTTGATAGACCCTCGACGCAAATTCAATGTAATTTCATAAGTGGAATCAGGATGGGCTCTCTATAAGAAGACATACTCTCATAATAATGgagtatttgaagaaaaaaacaacTTATTCATAATCAGTCTTTCTTATTATTAGTAATATTAGTTTTGTTTGAAGAAATTGTTTCGCTATGTAAATGTGTGAAAATTAAATggtttagaaaaataaaactaaacttTATAAAGGAAGTATCTAGCTTTACGCAACCAATGTTACCAAACCTAAACTGATCATGTATTAAAATTTGTAAGCCATTACAAACGACAATAATAAAAGTAGTTGATAAATATTAGATGCTAAGAAATATTTCTAGGTGTGAAAAAATGTCCCGATAAAAGTGATGAAGCTAGTAAAAATCAATTAGTGTGTTGGGTAAAAAAgaggtgaaaaatattttttatgtaagaTTACCTATAATAGCCTTTGTGGTCTGACTCTTTTTTATATTGCGTATAATAAAAGTTTGGTACATCAGATTGTCctttataaatttaaaagaatttatATTAAAGAAGAAAACTACTGAGGAGATGCATAGACGCATCAGTGAGGAGGTGCAAGTTGGTGGGAGAGGATACGAGGAGAGGCAGAGGTAGGTCAaagaagtattggagagaggtgatagGACATGATATAACAGAAGTTCAGGTTACTGAGAATATGACGCTAAATAGGAGGGAAAGAAGTGcacgtattagggtagaaggttagtaggtagtgtAGTATTATTTTGCTCAGGGTGCCTGATGTTTGTGATGATATTAGTTGTATTATTGtagttcttatttttttatttttatcattgtgtattattttttttttaataatctaTCCTAGTATGTTGCTTATGGTGTTTCGACTAGCACATGATTTATTGTTGTTTTGGCTCCTCTTTGGGAGACGTTTGCACTGTTTCCTTGTTACTCGATATATTCTCTTcattgtcttcttcttcttataccGGAATTTGTTGCACTTGAGCCGAAGGTCTTTCAAAAACAGCCTCTATAGCTCCACAagatagtggtaaggtctgctacattctaccctccccaaacctcATTcatgggatttcactaggtatgttgttgttgtatattaaAGAAGACGAATGATAAAAATAGAGTAGTGTGGTTTGTTTGATCAAACCAAAAGTGTTTATAAActgtaaaattaaaaattaggtgaacaatttatgagttttgactgatatttttttttgacttataaataCTTTActtatatgtatttttaataattaccAAACATATAGAtaaaccaaaaatatttataaattaacttgaccaacttataaactgtcttaattaaattaaatacatatgaaaacaCCAAGTCAAACAAATTAAACAACGAGAAGAGTGATTGGTTCGAATAAGGCCCTATTCTAATGGTTTACAATTAtggaaattaattaaaattttcagcTGATGTAAAATTAGTTACTGTACTTTTAGATCTACTATTGGAAAATTAAATGATGGATCATATATGCTTAGTTTACTTATAGGGCCATATATGCTTTGAGTAATACAATAGGGACGAAAACAAAACTATCTTCAAacttaaaggatcaattgagtTAAAAAAACTCCAAACTTTTCTCTATATATAGATCCATGAAATCACAATCTCCATATAAAACCAAATTCACAAATTAATTAAACATGATAGGTTGGGATGATATATACAAGGTGGTGGTTGGCATGATGCCACTTTATGTAGCACTTATTTTAGGCTATGGTTCAGTAAAATGGTGGCACATGTTTAAGCCAGAACAATGTGATACCATCAATAGATTCAATTGTTTCTTCATCCTCCCATTTTTCAATTTCCAATTCATAGCTAATATCAACCCTTACAGTCTCAATTATCTCTTTTTAACTGGAGACGTAATTGCTAAAGCCTTAGTAATTCTGATCCTCGTCTTATGGGCTAACTTTTATAAAAAAGGGAGTTTTTCTTGGTCCGTAACAACTTTTTCTTTGTCCGCTTTGAATAACACACTTGTTGTTGGAGTCCCATTAATGAAGGCTATGTATGGGGATTTAGGGGTTGATCTTGTTGTTCAAGCAGCTGTGATTCAAGCTTTGTTGTGGCTAACTTCATTGTTGTTTGCACTTGAGTTTTGGAAAACAAAGatgaataataatagtaataatgttGATGATGGAATTGATAATTCTATTGAATTGGGAAATATTAGTAGTAGTACTACTACTCAAATaaggaataataataataatgctgagCTGGCATTTTGGCCTCTGATGAAAGCTGTTTCTATAAAACTTGCTAAGAATCCAAATTCTTATGCTTGTTTTCTTGGTCTCTTCTGGGCTCTTGTAGCTCAAAGGTACGTATGAGCacagttttatttatttaatttaattctttACGTGTTTAACTTAGTTTTCTTACTAGCCAAATAAGTAAAATTTCTTTTTGATAATGAGGTAATCGATTGTGAGACTCGAATTTAGAATCAGTGGTGGAGCCATGTGTAGTTAAGAATATGcaaataagatgaaaataattattttttggacatatataaaaatttattagCCTTGACATTAGAGAAATAACAGGTCCAAAATATAGGTGTGACattaagagcctgtttggattggctttaagttggtcaaaatcaacttaaagccacttttcagcttttggacctGTTTGACTGaggc
This window encodes:
- the LOC129884881 gene encoding auxin efflux carrier component 5-like; the encoded protein is MIGWDDIYKVVVGMMPLYVALILGYGSVKWWHMFKPEQCDTINRFNCFFILPFFNFQFIANINPYSLNYLFLTGDVIAKALVILILVLWANFYKKGSFSWSVTTFSLSALNNTLVVGVPLMKAMYGDLGVDLVVQAAVIQALLWLTSLLFALEFWKTKMNNNSNNVDDGIDNSIELGNISSSTTTQIRNNNNNAELAFWPLMKAVSIKLAKNPNSYACFLGLFWALVAQRWHFEMPSIIEGSILIMSKAGSGVAMFSMGLFMALQGKIIACGAALTIYAMILRFVVGPATMAIGCVVLGLRGNVLHIAIIQSALPQAVTSFVYAQEYGLHADVLSTAVIVGTIISLPLLIAYYAILDIMH